Proteins encoded in a region of the Isosphaeraceae bacterium EP7 genome:
- a CDS encoding phenylacetaldoxime dehydratase family protein, translating to MSRRPAGALRRSAYVLPESVTELCLVRVGFRYKGISAAFFARRIRRDLDASVVRALAGGLGLLHSDRFEMGRGHFGLLQYWASFADVERWIGREPHAGWWREALDRARSKGDFGVYHETYLVPRDRVESTALNVEATGLAAFGTMVDATGKAANSRGRLGLGPRGG from the coding sequence ATGAGCCGACGACCCGCCGGGGCCTTGCGCCGATCGGCCTACGTGCTCCCCGAGTCGGTCACCGAGCTCTGCCTGGTGCGCGTCGGGTTCCGATACAAGGGGATCTCCGCCGCGTTCTTCGCCCGCAGGATTCGCCGGGACCTCGACGCCTCCGTCGTCCGGGCCCTGGCCGGAGGGCTCGGGCTGCTGCACTCCGACCGATTCGAGATGGGCCGGGGGCACTTCGGCCTGCTGCAATACTGGGCAAGCTTCGCCGACGTGGAACGCTGGATCGGCCGCGAGCCGCACGCGGGCTGGTGGCGCGAGGCGCTGGACCGGGCGAGGTCGAAGGGAGACTTCGGGGTCTACCACGAGACCTACCTGGTGCCCAGGGATCGCGTCGAGTCGACGGCCTTGAACGTCGAGGCGACGGGGCTGGCGGCCTTCGGTACAATGGTCGATGCGACCGGCAAGGCCGCCAACAGCCGGGGTCGGCTGGGGCTCGGGCCGCGCGGCGGATAG
- a CDS encoding di-heme-cytochrome C peroxidase → MVFSLKWLLIALAIPSPLWAADNPRHVDLGPGLNEVKTLEQNWDDALSNWFYNVPQGSRLLPYDWYINLEQPSSQELFNDPSHIRALGYIPRKPDPSNPNGLPIGFIKDAPYEDRTAGLGLTCAACHTSQINFKGTAYLIDGGPTMGNVERLLRGLTDSLNATAGDDAKFERFATRVLPAGSSEGEKVALRAGIRTIAADRQGYNDRNLPSAGKAPFGPGRVDAFGSIFNEVSVTFLEVPENHRPANAPVSFPCLWDAPQHDRVQWNGAAENKVSPLGKTLFGTDEVGALGRNSGEVLGVFGNATVNKHELLIPRPYDSTVEKANLIKIEQSLKSLWSPLWPEDTLGKIDLASKLRGEAIYKANCIACHDSIVRDSGSRKVTARLSDEGTDQNMIRNFAAIVKTGRLKGRQKTLTSLDRFAAQETRGVILKHVVERVILDPSFSPLKFPQLSAEVARNLPESLDSLNPGYRMQATIDVGDKTLVGNVDSLIVNRGDRSVTVGGGNFELLDKAKGAINGRIDKAIVDLRSRVGVSKAAAGQLNGVVKPEAAKPDEQDKVSFRNATAKVGYKARPLNGIWATAPYLHNGSIPSLAELLKSPADRVKSFHVGSQEYDPEMVGFKDDASQPVFDTTADGNSNAGHDYGGKFSENERADLLEYLKAL, encoded by the coding sequence ATGGTTTTCTCTCTGAAATGGCTCCTCATCGCACTGGCAATCCCCTCGCCACTTTGGGCCGCGGACAACCCCAGGCATGTCGATCTCGGGCCGGGTTTGAACGAGGTCAAAACCCTCGAACAGAACTGGGACGACGCCCTTTCCAATTGGTTCTACAACGTCCCGCAGGGCTCACGACTGCTGCCCTACGACTGGTACATCAACCTGGAGCAACCGAGTTCGCAGGAACTCTTCAACGACCCGAGCCACATCCGGGCCCTGGGATACATCCCCAGGAAGCCCGACCCCAGCAACCCGAACGGCCTGCCGATCGGGTTCATCAAGGACGCACCTTATGAGGACCGCACGGCGGGGCTGGGGCTGACTTGCGCGGCGTGTCATACGAGTCAGATCAATTTCAAGGGGACGGCCTATCTCATCGACGGCGGGCCGACCATGGGGAACGTCGAGCGGCTCCTCAGGGGGCTGACCGACTCGCTTAACGCGACCGCCGGGGATGATGCGAAATTCGAACGATTCGCGACGAGGGTTCTCCCCGCGGGGAGTTCCGAAGGGGAGAAGGTGGCACTCCGGGCCGGGATCCGGACCATCGCGGCCGACCGTCAGGGGTACAACGACCGCAACCTCCCGTCCGCAGGGAAGGCGCCCTTCGGCCCCGGACGCGTCGACGCCTTCGGGTCGATCTTCAACGAAGTCTCGGTGACCTTCCTCGAGGTCCCGGAGAACCACCGCCCGGCGAATGCACCGGTCAGCTTCCCCTGCCTCTGGGACGCTCCTCAGCACGACAGGGTTCAATGGAACGGAGCGGCCGAGAACAAGGTGAGCCCGCTCGGCAAGACCCTGTTCGGGACCGATGAGGTCGGCGCGCTGGGGCGCAACTCGGGAGAGGTTCTGGGCGTCTTCGGGAACGCGACGGTCAACAAGCACGAGCTGCTCATCCCGAGACCCTACGACTCGACGGTCGAGAAGGCGAATCTGATCAAGATCGAGCAATCCTTGAAATCCCTCTGGTCTCCGCTCTGGCCGGAGGACACCCTGGGGAAGATCGACCTCGCGTCAAAACTTCGGGGCGAGGCCATCTACAAGGCGAACTGCATCGCATGCCATGATTCGATCGTCCGCGACTCCGGCAGCCGCAAGGTGACGGCCCGGCTCTCGGATGAGGGGACCGACCAGAACATGATCCGGAACTTCGCGGCGATCGTGAAGACCGGTCGCCTCAAGGGTCGGCAAAAAACCCTGACGAGTCTGGATCGGTTCGCCGCACAGGAGACCCGTGGCGTCATCCTGAAACACGTCGTCGAGCGGGTCATCCTCGACCCCTCCTTCAGTCCCCTCAAGTTCCCTCAATTGAGCGCCGAGGTTGCCAGGAATTTGCCGGAGTCGCTCGATTCGCTTAACCCCGGCTACCGCATGCAGGCGACGATCGATGTCGGCGACAAGACGCTGGTCGGCAATGTCGATTCTTTAATCGTCAATCGAGGGGACCGATCCGTGACCGTCGGCGGCGGAAACTTCGAACTCCTGGACAAGGCGAAGGGAGCGATCAACGGACGAATCGACAAGGCGATCGTCGACCTTCGCAGCCGCGTGGGCGTCTCCAAGGCCGCCGCTGGCCAATTAAACGGCGTCGTCAAGCCGGAGGCCGCGAAGCCCGATGAGCAGGACAAAGTCAGCTTCCGCAACGCGACGGCAAAAGTCGGTTATAAAGCCCGGCCCCTCAACGGTATCTGGGCGACGGCGCCTTACCTCCACAACGGGTCGATTCCCAGCCTGGCGGAACTCCTGAAATCGCCGGCGGACCGCGTCAAATCGTTCCACGTTGGCAGTCAGGAATACGACCCCGAGATGGTCGGCTTCAAAGACGATGCGAGCCAGCCGGTCTTCGACACCACGGCCGACGGGAACTCCAATGCTGGTCACGATTACGGGGGGAAATTCTCCGAGAACGAACGGGCGGATCTCCTGGAGTATCTCAAAGCTTTATAA
- a CDS encoding DUF3006 domain-containing protein, which produces MSTRLTVDRFEGEGKAIAVLLTEGGDPLEFPKALLPKGTRPGDVLNFVIEKDAGATRAVADATGKVQDELAKGDDGGDIKL; this is translated from the coding sequence ATGAGCACTCGCCTGACCGTCGACCGCTTCGAAGGCGAAGGCAAAGCGATCGCAGTCCTGCTCACCGAGGGGGGCGACCCCCTCGAGTTCCCCAAGGCGCTTCTGCCCAAGGGGACACGCCCGGGAGACGTGCTCAACTTCGTCATCGAGAAGGATGCAGGGGCAACCAGGGCCGTGGCCGACGCCACCGGCAAGGTTCAGGATGAGCTGGCCAAGGGCGACGACGGCGGGGACATCAAGCTGTGA
- a CDS encoding ATPase, T2SS/T4P/T4SS family, translating into MDDLTRTQHGAASRPGSPASDRDDGGLGVVLVKSGLLTSDHLKLAQRHADEHKIDLLQAALTLGLIPESVRPGLVASASAPSATPTGSLPVALSTPSPSALGPIPLSTDSSTDLSPASSSGLPSHVAAPSVPAASTIGGLPMGMGFVLGDQAKPDRDIRDELLHIAQTANAPDLLNELVGRAIDTRATDIHLDPQRGAYRVRYRIDGLLHDVVSLDTALTTTMISRIKVVANLRYTERRHPQDGRMVLEHAGLQRDLRISTLPTAMGEKIVIRIFESLGEAAPFEQLGLEPAQAEALTLLTRRPYGAVLTGGPVGAGKTTTLYSSLAKVNIPERNVMTIEDPIEYRLEGVNQVQVDPKIDLTFGEGLRAILRQDPNVLMIGEIRDTETAQIGIRASLTGVLVFSSIHASDAASSIVSLYNYGIPSYLLSSALQGIVSQRLVRKICPGCKVPYEADRRTLAALDLNPDEYEGLALFRGQGCSECFQTGYLGRTGVFEILVIEEIIRDLILQQTTRDVFRQVATDLGMQSLRQSAINKVLAGVTTVEEVHRVGLF; encoded by the coding sequence ATGGACGACCTGACACGAACCCAGCACGGGGCCGCATCCCGGCCCGGCTCGCCGGCATCCGACCGCGACGATGGCGGCCTAGGCGTGGTCCTGGTCAAGAGCGGGCTGCTGACCAGCGACCACCTGAAGTTGGCCCAGCGCCATGCCGACGAGCACAAGATCGACCTGCTCCAGGCGGCCCTGACCCTCGGCCTGATCCCCGAATCGGTCCGTCCCGGCCTGGTCGCTTCGGCGTCCGCCCCCTCGGCCACGCCGACCGGCTCCCTGCCCGTCGCGTTGTCCACCCCCTCCCCCTCGGCCTTGGGGCCGATCCCGCTGTCGACGGACTCTTCGACCGACCTCAGCCCGGCCTCCTCCTCCGGCCTGCCTTCGCACGTGGCGGCGCCCTCCGTCCCGGCGGCCTCGACCATTGGCGGACTGCCCATGGGGATGGGCTTCGTCCTGGGCGACCAGGCCAAGCCCGACCGCGACATCCGCGACGAGCTGCTGCACATCGCCCAGACGGCCAACGCCCCCGACCTGCTCAACGAGCTGGTCGGCCGGGCCATCGACACCCGGGCCACCGATATCCACCTCGATCCCCAGCGCGGGGCCTATCGCGTCCGCTACCGGATCGACGGACTGCTGCACGACGTCGTCTCGCTCGACACCGCGCTGACGACCACGATGATCAGCCGGATTAAGGTCGTCGCCAACCTCAGGTACACCGAGCGCAGGCACCCCCAGGACGGCCGGATGGTCCTGGAGCACGCCGGTCTCCAGCGCGACCTGCGGATCTCGACCCTGCCCACGGCGATGGGCGAGAAGATCGTCATCCGGATCTTCGAGTCGCTCGGCGAGGCCGCACCGTTCGAACAGCTGGGGCTCGAGCCCGCGCAGGCCGAGGCCCTGACCCTTCTGACCCGGCGACCTTACGGCGCCGTGCTCACCGGCGGGCCCGTCGGCGCGGGCAAGACCACCACGCTGTACAGCTCGCTGGCCAAGGTCAACATTCCCGAACGTAACGTGATGACCATCGAGGACCCGATCGAGTATCGCCTGGAGGGGGTCAATCAGGTCCAGGTCGACCCAAAGATCGACCTGACCTTCGGCGAGGGGCTGCGGGCCATCCTGAGGCAGGACCCCAACGTCCTGATGATCGGCGAGATCCGCGACACCGAGACCGCGCAGATCGGCATCCGGGCCTCGCTGACCGGTGTGCTCGTCTTCAGCTCGATCCATGCCTCGGACGCCGCCAGCAGCATCGTCTCCCTGTACAACTATGGGATCCCCAGCTACCTGCTCTCCTCGGCCCTGCAGGGGATTGTCTCGCAGCGCCTGGTCCGCAAGATCTGCCCTGGGTGCAAGGTCCCCTACGAGGCCGATCGCCGGACCCTTGCGGCCCTGGACCTCAACCCCGACGAGTACGAGGGGCTGGCCCTCTTCCGCGGCCAGGGTTGCTCGGAATGCTTCCAGACCGGCTACCTGGGGCGGACGGGGGTCTTCGAGATCCTCGTCATCGAGGAGATCATCCGCGACCTCATCCTCCAGCAGACCACACGCGATGTCTTCCGCCAGGTCGCCACCGACCTCGGCATGCAGTCGCTGCGGCAAAGCGCCATCAATAAAGTGCTTGCCGGCGTCACCACGGTGGAGGAAGTCCACCGGGTTGGACTCTTCTGA
- a CDS encoding inositol monophosphatase family protein has translation MGTLADDLEFTKALAVEAAAMAMGRFSRVTPQEKANKSYVTDLDNDLELFLRERLGARFPDDLLTGEEYANSGGGGPRRWSIDPIDGTGNLVHGLPLWAISLGLLDAGEPVLGVIILPILGELYWATKGGGAWRDGVRIQAADDADVFHVQDNLCVGTNALRALDPRTLPGRLRDLGSACCEQVFTACGRLTACIFLGEQAHDVAAGTVIVAEAGCSFGTMDGTILTPAQMVAATPVPRPTFVAPPRRLAALQRQARLLV, from the coding sequence ATGGGAACGCTCGCCGATGACCTCGAATTCACCAAGGCCCTGGCCGTCGAGGCCGCCGCGATGGCGATGGGCCGGTTCTCGCGGGTCACTCCGCAGGAGAAGGCCAACAAGAGCTACGTCACCGACCTCGACAACGACCTCGAACTGTTCCTCCGCGAGCGGCTGGGGGCCCGGTTCCCGGATGATCTGCTGACGGGCGAGGAATACGCCAACTCGGGCGGGGGCGGGCCCCGGCGCTGGTCGATCGACCCGATCGACGGCACCGGCAACCTGGTGCACGGGCTGCCGCTCTGGGCGATCAGCCTGGGGCTGCTCGACGCCGGCGAGCCGGTGCTCGGGGTCATCATCTTGCCCATCTTGGGCGAGCTTTACTGGGCGACGAAGGGGGGCGGGGCCTGGCGCGACGGCGTCCGGATTCAGGCCGCCGACGACGCCGACGTGTTCCACGTCCAGGACAACCTCTGCGTCGGCACCAATGCCCTGCGGGCGCTCGACCCCCGCACCTTGCCTGGCAGGTTGCGGGATCTGGGAAGCGCCTGCTGCGAGCAGGTCTTCACCGCCTGCGGCCGGCTGACCGCCTGCATCTTCCTGGGAGAGCAGGCCCATGACGTCGCCGCAGGCACCGTGATCGTGGCCGAGGCGGGATGCTCGTTCGGCACGATGGACGGCACGATTTTGACTCCTGCTCAGATGGTGGCCGCCACGCCGGTGCCCAGGCCCACGTTCGTCGCCCCTCCCAGGCGGCTCGCGGCCTTGCAGCGCCAGGCGAGGCTCCTGGTATGA
- a CDS encoding diguanylate cyclase gives MKILIADDDPVTRLALKRALADSGYRVTSADRGDLAWRMVLDDPEISVVISDWMMPGLDGLDLCRNIRGLPDRPYIYVILLTARSVREDRLLGLAAGADDFLAKPLDRAELAARLNVASRILSMQTQLRDRSLELESMRAELQRRNELLAELATTDGLTGLYNNRHFREILESSLSLVRRERMPLSLVLLDVDQFKAYNDEFGHPAGDEVLKRVGRILRTGIREYDMAARYGGEEFVLLLPSAPAAAAVRIADRMRLAIAGHPWPLRPVTASFGVATTDEDDCRADDLIATADRALYHSKRNGRNCVTHAGDLRLAAG, from the coding sequence ATGAAAATCCTGATCGCCGACGATGATCCGGTCACTCGGCTGGCCCTGAAGCGCGCCCTGGCCGACTCGGGCTACCGGGTCACCTCCGCGGATCGGGGCGACCTGGCCTGGCGCATGGTGCTGGACGACCCCGAGATTTCGGTGGTCATCTCCGACTGGATGATGCCGGGCCTGGACGGCCTGGACCTCTGCCGGAACATCCGGGGCCTGCCGGATCGCCCCTATATCTACGTCATCCTGCTGACGGCCCGCTCCGTCCGCGAGGACCGCCTGCTCGGCCTGGCTGCCGGCGCCGACGACTTCCTGGCCAAGCCCCTGGACCGCGCCGAGCTGGCCGCGCGGCTCAACGTGGCCAGCCGCATCCTGTCGATGCAGACCCAGCTCCGCGACCGGTCGTTGGAGCTGGAGTCGATGAGGGCCGAGCTCCAGCGACGCAACGAGCTGCTTGCCGAGCTGGCCACCACCGACGGCCTGACCGGCCTGTACAACAACCGGCACTTCCGCGAGATCCTGGAGTCGAGCCTCTCGCTGGTCAGACGTGAGCGGATGCCGCTGTCCCTGGTGCTCCTCGATGTCGACCAGTTCAAGGCCTACAATGACGAGTTCGGCCACCCGGCCGGCGACGAGGTCCTCAAGCGTGTGGGCCGGATCTTGCGGACGGGCATCCGCGAGTACGACATGGCCGCGCGGTACGGCGGCGAGGAATTCGTCCTGCTGCTCCCCTCGGCCCCCGCGGCGGCCGCCGTCCGGATTGCCGACCGGATGCGTCTGGCCATCGCCGGCCACCCCTGGCCACTCCGCCCGGTGACCGCCAGCTTCGGCGTGGCGACGACCGACGAGGACGACTGCCGGGCCGACGACCTCATCGCCACGGCCGACCGCGCCCTGTATCACTCCAAGCGCAACGGCCGCAACTGCGTCACCCACGCGGGCGACCTCAGGCTGGCCGCGGGGTGA
- a CDS encoding TIM barrel protein, giving the protein MTTDRRTFLTIAAAPVLLAGRVGAMASPGPDDSDLPAPKYHLAMNLELMFPAGMPYEDRIAAAAKCGAKHFGFWGHQGKNLDAMLKAQEKHGMACDSISGNPATGWGAGMTLPGKPEADFLADFEAACRVANRFGATNLITFTGAIQKGLAPEAQDAQIIAALKKAGPIAEHYNVYLTLEPLSKLESPGQTMGTTTDAYRYAAGADHPHVKVDFDMYHRQVGEGNVINTLKLGLDKGYVRFIEVGDVPGRKEPGSGEMNYRNIFNFLRRYGYAGSIGMEHGTTRTPQYAWDAVRELAGLG; this is encoded by the coding sequence ATGACGACCGATCGCCGGACCTTCCTCACCATCGCCGCCGCCCCCGTGCTGCTCGCGGGACGCGTCGGAGCCATGGCTTCCCCCGGGCCGGATGACTCGGACCTGCCCGCGCCCAAGTATCACCTGGCGATGAACCTGGAGCTGATGTTCCCGGCGGGCATGCCCTACGAGGACCGGATCGCCGCGGCGGCGAAATGCGGCGCCAAGCATTTCGGCTTCTGGGGCCACCAGGGGAAGAACCTCGACGCGATGCTGAAGGCCCAGGAAAAACACGGGATGGCCTGCGATAGCATCAGCGGCAACCCGGCGACCGGCTGGGGCGCCGGGATGACCCTGCCCGGCAAGCCCGAGGCCGACTTCCTGGCCGATTTCGAGGCCGCCTGCCGCGTGGCCAATCGCTTCGGCGCCACCAACCTGATCACGTTCACCGGCGCGATCCAGAAAGGCCTCGCCCCCGAGGCCCAGGACGCCCAGATCATCGCCGCGTTGAAAAAGGCCGGCCCCATCGCCGAGCACTACAACGTCTACCTGACCCTCGAGCCCCTGAGCAAGCTGGAATCCCCCGGCCAGACCATGGGGACCACAACCGACGCCTACCGCTACGCCGCGGGGGCCGACCACCCGCACGTAAAGGTCGACTTCGACATGTACCACCGCCAGGTGGGCGAGGGAAACGTCATCAACACCCTGAAGCTCGGCCTGGACAAGGGCTACGTCCGCTTCATCGAGGTCGGCGACGTCCCGGGCCGCAAGGAGCCCGGCTCCGGCGAGATGAACTACCGCAACATCTTCAACTTCCTGAGGCGTTACGGCTACGCAGGCTCCATCGGCATGGAGCACGGCACAACCCGGACCCCGCAATATGCCTGGGACGCCGTGCGCGAGCTTGCCGGGCTGGGCTGA
- a CDS encoding MBL fold metallo-hydrolase, producing MRHRLVRACALLAVGIAVACLPSHLSARTPGAVSAIIEFLDVGQGDSILIRSPEGKTALIDAGPSNGVVQSLKAKGLTSIDFVALTHHHSDHYGGMRQVIEHFKPKYFLATNSTHTTSMYLKVLQQVKDQNVQLIRPTQKPRHVELGSVLLTIFPQPPMNADEENDNSIGIRVSYGSVSVILTGDSEESERAWWTEHHPELLRDATILKLAHHGSRNGTDAAWIDLIRPELTVASLATGNSYGHPHSETVSLLKKKRIPLLQTNKEGSIRINTDGEHWSVAREQLAKGKTGAETKHTSSRRY from the coding sequence GTGAGACATCGCCTCGTCCGGGCCTGCGCCCTCCTCGCGGTCGGCATCGCGGTCGCATGCCTCCCCTCCCACCTGTCCGCCCGGACGCCCGGCGCGGTGTCGGCGATCATCGAGTTCCTCGACGTCGGCCAGGGCGACTCGATCCTGATCCGCTCGCCCGAGGGGAAGACCGCCCTGATCGACGCCGGCCCGTCTAACGGCGTGGTCCAGTCGCTCAAGGCGAAGGGCCTGACCTCGATCGATTTCGTCGCCCTCACCCACCACCATTCCGACCACTACGGCGGGATGAGACAGGTGATCGAGCACTTCAAGCCGAAGTACTTCCTGGCGACGAACAGCACGCACACGACGTCGATGTATCTGAAGGTCTTGCAGCAGGTCAAGGATCAGAACGTCCAGCTGATCCGTCCCACCCAGAAGCCTCGACACGTCGAGCTTGGCTCGGTCCTGCTGACCATCTTCCCCCAGCCGCCGATGAACGCCGATGAGGAAAATGACAACTCCATCGGCATCCGGGTGAGCTACGGCTCGGTCTCCGTCATCCTGACCGGAGACAGCGAGGAGAGCGAGCGGGCCTGGTGGACCGAGCACCACCCCGAGCTCCTGCGAGACGCCACGATCCTCAAGCTGGCCCACCACGGCAGCCGCAACGGCACCGACGCCGCCTGGATCGACCTCATCCGCCCCGAGCTCACCGTCGCCAGCCTGGCCACAGGCAACTCCTACGGCCATCCCCACTCCGAGACGGTCTCGCTCCTGAAAAAGAAGCGAATCCCCCTGCTGCAAACCAATAAAGAAGGCTCGATCCGCATCAACACCGACGGCGAGCACTGGAGCGTGGCCAGGGAGCAGCTCGCCAAGGGTAAGACCGGGGCGGAGACGAAACACACGTCATCTCGCCGCTACTGA
- a CDS encoding DUF1569 domain-containing protein, translating to MSNRRRTLSFGGLHDVMPEVDRLLAGHRTAGRWSLGQICNHLGAGIVLSVDGFPGSAPWPIRATLGRFYKRKVLRSGVMPAGGKLPEKFTPRPGLDDRAEAEALRAAINAFSAHRGPVAPHPFYGPMTYDEWARLHSIHGAHHLSFTFPGTLPDPAPARLGEKIGSTLS from the coding sequence ATGAGCAACCGCCGACGTACCCTCAGTTTTGGCGGCCTGCACGACGTGATGCCCGAAGTTGACCGGCTCCTGGCCGGGCACAGGACGGCGGGCCGCTGGTCGCTCGGTCAGATCTGCAACCATCTTGGCGCGGGCATCGTCCTGAGCGTGGATGGCTTTCCAGGGTCCGCGCCCTGGCCGATCCGGGCGACCCTGGGGCGGTTCTACAAGCGGAAGGTCCTCCGCTCGGGCGTGATGCCCGCCGGGGGCAAGCTTCCGGAGAAGTTCACCCCGAGGCCGGGGCTCGACGACCGGGCCGAGGCCGAGGCCCTGCGTGCCGCGATCAACGCGTTCTCGGCGCATCGGGGGCCGGTCGCGCCGCACCCGTTCTACGGCCCGATGACTTACGACGAGTGGGCCCGGCTGCATTCGATCCATGGCGCCCATCACCTAAGCTTTACGTTCCCAGGGACGCTTCCCGACCCGGCTCCTGCCCGATTGGGCGAGAAAATCGGATCAACCCTCTCATAG
- a CDS encoding HAD-IIA family hydrolase, with product MPPSFIVDMDGVIYHGSRLIPGAAEFVARLRSRGQKFMFLTNNSQWTARDLAHRLSVLGIDVEESAFHTSALATADFLNQQMPGGTAYVIGGAGLTKALYDVGYTLTEHNPDYVVVGDTRSYDYEKIERATRLVLGGARFIATNLDLTGPTESGLTPACGALVAPIELASGKKPYFIGKPNPLMMRTALRKIGAHSSEAFMVGDRMDTDILAGTEAGMRTILVLSGVSTRETVNAYPFRPTHVYEDVGQIPVESLD from the coding sequence ATGCCTCCCAGCTTCATCGTCGACATGGATGGCGTCATCTATCACGGCAGCCGCCTGATCCCGGGCGCGGCCGAGTTCGTCGCCCGGCTGCGTTCGCGCGGCCAGAAGTTCATGTTCCTGACCAACAACAGCCAGTGGACCGCCCGCGACCTGGCCCATCGCCTGAGCGTGCTGGGCATCGACGTCGAGGAGTCCGCCTTCCACACCTCGGCGCTGGCCACGGCCGACTTCCTCAATCAGCAGATGCCCGGCGGGACCGCCTACGTCATCGGCGGGGCCGGGTTGACCAAGGCGCTCTACGACGTCGGCTACACCCTCACCGAGCACAACCCCGACTACGTCGTGGTCGGCGACACCCGCAGCTACGACTACGAGAAGATCGAGCGCGCCACCCGGCTCGTCCTGGGCGGCGCCCGCTTCATCGCCACCAATCTCGACCTGACCGGCCCCACCGAGAGCGGCCTGACCCCCGCCTGCGGAGCCCTGGTCGCCCCCATCGAGCTGGCCAGCGGCAAGAAGCCCTACTTCATCGGCAAGCCCAACCCCCTGATGATGCGGACCGCCCTCCGCAAGATCGGCGCCCACTCCAGCGAGGCCTTCATGGTCGGCGACCGGATGGACACCGACATCCTGGCGGGCACCGAGGCCGGAATGCGGACCATCCTCGTGCTCTCCGGGGTCAGCACCCGTGAGACCGTCAACGCCTACCCCTTCCGGCCCACCCACGTCTACGAGGACGTCGGCCAGATTCCCGTCGAGAGCCTGGACTGA
- a CDS encoding catalase family protein, whose translation MSFSILASICITLNAPVGGGESAPKPSQFEKVPAAEATQIGDVIGLTVEQQKMRYPGNKPVLRGVHPKDHGCVQATVEVLEALPENLRIGVFASPGRKYEAWIRFSNAAVLVGPDSPSSPSRHGSRGMAIKLMGVSGSPLLEVDGALTQDFLMVNHPVFAFSNVEDYGALSQVLLTDKDNPTRFFVERIRVKDGKPDLKDPITLRALNTKRISERIQSLKVDGDRGAYQDPPASPVDNIYFSAAPYLFGPDHVMKYSVKPENPQTGGPSDTSDPDYLRKALYERLAGNGAKDIVLDFRVQVRGKADLEGKIEHEIEDACTLWDEKEFPWATVAKITIKPQDFNTEDRKRQCEALFFTPWHGVADHQPIGGINRLKLGVYRASSAFRHFPKEPSGFDGR comes from the coding sequence ATGTCGTTTAGCATCCTTGCATCTATATGCATTACCTTGAACGCCCCTGTCGGTGGTGGCGAAAGTGCACCCAAACCGTCGCAGTTCGAGAAGGTGCCAGCGGCGGAAGCGACCCAGATTGGTGACGTGATCGGGCTGACGGTCGAACAGCAAAAAATGAGATATCCGGGGAACAAACCAGTCCTACGCGGTGTGCACCCGAAGGATCATGGCTGCGTGCAGGCCACGGTCGAGGTCCTCGAGGCGCTCCCCGAAAACTTGCGGATCGGTGTCTTCGCGAGCCCCGGCCGCAAATACGAAGCATGGATCCGGTTCTCCAACGCCGCGGTTCTGGTCGGCCCGGACTCGCCTTCGTCTCCCAGCAGGCACGGGAGCCGCGGGATGGCGATCAAGCTCATGGGCGTGAGCGGCAGCCCCCTCCTGGAAGTAGACGGGGCACTCACCCAGGACTTCCTCATGGTGAACCACCCGGTGTTCGCATTCTCGAACGTCGAGGACTATGGGGCGCTCAGTCAGGTCCTTCTCACGGATAAGGATAATCCGACCCGCTTCTTCGTCGAGCGGATCCGCGTCAAGGATGGCAAGCCGGATTTGAAGGACCCGATCACCCTTCGCGCGCTGAACACGAAGAGGATTTCCGAGCGCATCCAAAGTCTGAAGGTTGACGGCGATCGTGGCGCCTATCAGGATCCGCCGGCCAGCCCCGTCGACAACATCTACTTCAGCGCAGCTCCGTACCTCTTCGGTCCTGATCACGTGATGAAGTACTCGGTCAAGCCAGAAAACCCTCAGACCGGCGGGCCTTCGGACACCTCCGACCCCGATTATCTCAGGAAGGCGCTTTACGAGCGATTGGCGGGAAATGGGGCCAAGGACATCGTCTTGGATTTCCGGGTGCAGGTCCGGGGCAAGGCCGATCTCGAAGGGAAGATCGAGCACGAGATCGAGGACGCTTGCACGCTCTGGGACGAAAAGGAGTTTCCCTGGGCGACCGTGGCGAAGATCACAATCAAGCCGCAAGACTTCAACACCGAAGATCGCAAACGCCAGTGCGAGGCCCTCTTCTTCACACCTTGGCACGGGGTGGCCGATCACCAGCCGATCGGGGGCATCAACCGATTGAAGCTCGGGGTCTACCGGGCCTCATCGGCCTTCCGCCACTTCCCGAAGGAACCGTCGGGATTCGACGGACGATAA